GAGTTTATGACTCTGAAAAACCTATTGATAGTGCTATTGTTAAAAAATGTTTAGAACAAGCAAGTTTAGCTCCAACTAGTAGCAACATGCAACTGTGGGAATTTTATCATATTACAAACAAAGAGACGATTAAAAAAATTGCTCCAATGTGTTTTAATCAGAATGCAGCTAGAACAGCACAACAATTGGTCGTTTTTGTAGTTCGAAAAGACTTATGGCGTAAACGGGCTAAAGCTAATTTGGCCTTTATGGATAAGGTGTTTGGTAAAAACAACCCAAAATCTGAATGGAGTAGTAGAGAAAAAGTAGCTCGTAACTATTACGGGAAAGTGATTCCGTTTGCTTACTTCGATTTCTTTGGAATTGTAGGATGGTTAAAATATCTAATGATTTTAATTACTGGGTTGTTCAGGCCTATTTATAGAGAAGTTCGTAATAGTGATATGCGTATTGTTGCGCATAAAACTTGTGGATTAGCTGCTCAAACATTCATGTTATCTATGGCCGCTGAAGGATATGATACTTGTCCAATGGAAGGTTCTGATACCTGGAGAGTAAAACGTTTACTAGGATTGCCTTTTGGAGCTGAAGTAAATATGATTGTTTCGTGTGGTATTAGAAAACCAGAAGGTGTATATGGAGATCGTTTTAGGATTCCTTTTGAAGATATTTACAAAGAAATATAATATTTTTGCGCACAAAAAATTTATAAGCTATGAAAAACATACTTACTTTATTATTATTCATTATTGTCAAAACTTCTTTTTCTCAAGAAAATTTCGAAGGCATTCTTAAGTTTAAAATTTCAATAACAGACAATAATGGAGAAATGTCTGAAGAAGAATCTAAACAGTATATAGGTAATATACAAACCTTTTATTTAAAAGGCAAAAAGTATAAATCTGAAATGAACGGACTCCTCAACATAGTCAGTTATCACGAAGGAAAAGATACTATTTTCACTAAAATGAACGGAGTTAATGCTTTAATGTTTATGAAAACAAACGAAGAAGAAGAAGTGGTAATCTCCC
The sequence above is a segment of the Tenacibaculum sp. 190130A14a genome. Coding sequences within it:
- a CDS encoding nitroreductase family protein; translation: MNEKTVSEAINYRRSVRVYDSEKPIDSAIVKKCLEQASLAPTSSNMQLWEFYHITNKETIKKIAPMCFNQNAARTAQQLVVFVVRKDLWRKRAKANLAFMDKVFGKNNPKSEWSSREKVARNYYGKVIPFAYFDFFGIVGWLKYLMILITGLFRPIYREVRNSDMRIVAHKTCGLAAQTFMLSMAAEGYDTCPMEGSDTWRVKRLLGLPFGAEVNMIVSCGIRKPEGVYGDRFRIPFEDIYKEI